Within the Nocardioides aurantiacus genome, the region TCACCGAGTCGCTGCAGGAGGTCACGGCCGCGGCCGCCTCGGACCCGGGGACGCTGCCCTCGGGCTGGGCCGAGACCGTTCCCAGCCCGGAGTTGTTGCCCCCGACAGATCCCGACACGGGACCGGTGCCGGGGCTCGTGCCGGGGCCCGTGCCGGGGCCCGTGCCGGGGCCCGTGCCGGGGCCGGGGTCCGTGCCCGGGTCGGTGCCGGGGTCCGTGCCCGGGTCGGTGCCGGGGTCCGTGCCCGGGTCCGTGCCCGGGTCCGTGCCGGGGTCGGTGCCCGGCTCGCCACAACCGGGAGCGTCGTCGTTGTAGTCGACGCCGTCACAGTCGTCGACCGGCGGGCACCCGTCCTGGTCGGGGAACAGCTCGCACGGCCCCAGGTCCTGGCAGCCCACGGCGGTGTCGAGGTCGATGCCGATACCCGGGCAGTCGTCGTCGGGCAGCTCGCCGCCCGGGGTCCCGCCGCCTCCACCGGGAGTGCCCTCACCGGGCGTGTCGATCGGCGGTCCGCTGCCCTCGTCCTGACCGGGGGGCAGGTCGAGGCCCTCGGCCACGGGGACGATGTCCTGGACGTTCGAGGCCTGCGTCTCCGGGGCCGTGTCCTCGGCCATGGAGGGCGCCGCGAAGGCGCCGGCGACGAGCCCGACGACCATCATGGTCACGGCCAGGGACTGACGGGCACGACGGGTGCGCCGCGGCCGCCGGGCGGGTGCCTGGACCCGCGTGGTGGATCGATCGGTCATGTGTGGTTCTCCCCCGATGTGTGGTGCGAACAGAAGCAAAACGTGACGAACAGTAGGCGTGGGCCGCGGCTACGTCGACCCGGACGACCCGGGTCTGGGACGGGCGCTCACGAGGTCACCGCCGCGACGACGCCGACCGCGATCACGACGAGCGGGATCATCGCGACCAGCGCGGTGAGCTCGGCGACGTCACCCAGGCGTCCCCACCGCACCGAGGGCGGACGGGGCACCAGGGTGGTGACGAGCAGGACCACCGCGGTGACGGCGAGCACGACGGCCAGGACCGGGAGCCAGGAGCGCTGGAAGAGCACGATGCCGACGCACAGCGAGGCGAAGCCGGCGACGGCGCAGCCGAGGCCGGTGACGACCTCGGGCCCGACGCGGTACTGGCGGGTGCGCAGCAGCAGCACGACGCAGGCGCAGACCGCGACGAACGTGCCGGTGACGCCGAGGGAGACGGCCATCGGGGCGGTCAGCACCAGCAGCAGACCGACGGTGGCGGTCACCGCCAGCAGCACCTCGTGGCCGATCCTGGCGTCGCGGCGCACGGCGCCGGCGTCGACGGGGAACGCCTCCGCGGTGAGCTGGGCGTGGTCCTGGGCCTGCGGGACGCGGGTGCTGGTCGAGGAGAGCGCGACCCACGGGACGGCGCTGCCGGCGAGCACCACCACGACGAGCAGGACGGTGTGCACCGCCTGGGCGTCCAGGGTGGTCGCGGCGACGATGCCGTTGGCCACACCGAGACCGGCGCTCACGGCCGCGGCGGGCACGAGGGCGGCACGGCGCTCGGTGAGGCCGAAGACGGCGACCAGGCTCACGGCCAGGGCAGCGCCGGCACCGACGGCGGCGGGGAGACCCAGCACCGGGCCGGCCGGGGCAGCGGTGACGCCGCCGACGGCGGCGAAGACGACGCCGGCCCAGGCGAGCATCACGGCCGTCTCGTGCTCGGCCCGCACGCGGGCCAGCACCACGGCGGCGACGACGAGCACCAGGCCCGAGACCCCTGCGGCGGCACCGGCGACCACGTCGGGGCGCTGCAGTCCCAGGGCCAGGGCCCCGAGGCCGAGGACGAGGGCCGCCGCGCCCAGAGCCGTACGCCGCCCGGTGGCGGGGTCCCAGGGGCGCATGTCGGCCTCGACGGCGTCGGCCATCGCCTCGACCACGTCGTCGTAGACGCGGGGGGCGGGCTGGTCGACCCCGGCGGTCAGGGTCAGCACGCTGCCCGGGTCGACCCCCTGGGCGAACAGCCCGAGGTCGCCGTCGAGACGACGACCGTCGGCGGCGACGAGGTCGTAGCCGGCGTACACGGTCTCCGCGTCGAGCAGGTTGAGGGTCCGCGCGAGCTCGGGCACGAGCTCGGCGACCGGGAGCTGGCCCGGGAGCGCGAGGTCGTGGCGGCGCTCACCGACGACGACCGTCAGGCGCAGCAGCCCGCCACCCGCGACACCGCCCTCAGGCACGGCGACCTGCGTCATGGAGCACCCCCGGGTCGATCTGGACTGGACGTCCCGCGCCAGGTGCGACGGACAGGTCGGACGAGGCGGCCGGGACGTGCTGACGATATCGGCACAAAGGGCCCCGGCTCACCGGAAGGCCCAAAGTCGGACGCCCCTGACGGACATCCGCCGCGACAGGACCGACCAGCGGTCCCGTCGCGGCGTACGACGCCTCGCAGCGCCTACTGGATCACGTCGGGAGCGACGTCGTCGTCGTCGAGCCAGTCCTCGGCCATCACCATGGCCGTGCGCTTGTCCGCCTTCTCGTCCGCACCACGCTGGGTGCCGCGACCGCCCTGCGCCGTGGAGCCCGGACCGGTGCCACCGGGACCGCTGCGCGCACCCGGACCGCCGTTGCGGCCTCCGGTCGCGCTGCTCCCGGGTGCCGCCTTGGCCCCCGCGGCTCCACCCGACCTGCCGGCCCCGCTGCCGCCCGCCGCCTTGGCGTTGCTGCCCGCGGCGGTGCTGCGACCACCGGCCTGCATGCCACCGCCCGCCGGTCGGCCCGCGGCTCCCGCGGACCGTCCAGCCGCGCTGCCGGCGCGAGCCCCGGCGCCACCACCGCGACCGCCCGCGGCACCGCCGCGCGCACCCGCCTGCTGGCCGCCGGCCATGCCACCGCGACCGCCCGCGGCACCGCCGCGCGCACCCGCCTGCTGGCCGCCGGCCGTGCCACCGCGACCGCCGCCCGTCTGGCCGGCCCCGCCGGTGGTCCCTGCGCTGCGGCCGCCGAGGACGCCCTTGGACGCACCGGCGGACTTGCCGCCGATGGCGCCGCCCTTGGCCGAGGCACCCGAGGTCCCGGCGCGTGCGGAGGCACCCGCCGCGCCCGCGGCACGACCTGCTCCGGCGCCGGCACCGCCCACCTTGCCGAGCAGCCCCTTGCCGCCACCGAGCAGCGCGGCCGCGCCCCCCGCACCCATCGCACCGCCCGTGCCGCCACCGAGACCGGCACTGCCGCCGACGACCGAGCCGCCGCCAGCACCGCCACCGCCGGCGCCGCCCTCCGCGCCCGGGACGGTGCCACCGACGACGCCGTCGGCCGTGGCGCCGTCGTTGCCGACGCCCTGGACGTTGCCAGGCCTGATGGTGCCGCCGAGGACCGGGCGGCCGCCGAGCATGGCGGTGCCCACCGCGGTGCCGGCGAAGGTGCCGTTGGTGCTGGTCGAGTAGGGCCCGGTGCCACCGGAGCCCGGGGCGGAGTAGGAGCTGCCTCCACCGCCGGTGTAGGTGTCGTCGTGCGTCTCCTCGGGCACGTCGACGACCTTCTGGTCGAACGGCGCTGCGGTCCTCATCTCGCGGGTCGCCTCGGTGAAGCCGGCGTTCATCACCCGGAGGTACTCGCCCGCCTTGCGCTCACGCTCGGCCTTGCCTGCGGCACTGGCCTCGTCGGCAGCCTCGACCTGGCGGGGGGTCGCGCCGTCGCCCAGCGCGGAGCTCCCGGCCGGCGGCGTCGGCAGCGCCTGGTAGTTGGAGCGCGCCTCGGTCACGGTGCGCGCGGCGGTGCGGTAGGAGTCCGCCGCCAGGGCCATGCGGTCCGCCTGCACCTCGACGTTCTCGGCGAGCGTGCCGAAGGCAGTCGTCGCCGCCGCACCGTCGTCCCCCGACGGCCACGCGGCCTGCAGCTGGGTCTGCTTGGTCCGGAGGCGCTCTGCGACCAGCCGCAGGTCCTCGGCCCCCTTGTCCCAGGCACGGGCCTGTCGGCGCATCGCGCCCGGCTCGGCCTCCAGCGCCTTCATCAGCGCGGCTTCGTTGGGTCCCATCTCAGCTCCCCCTCGGTGCTGTGCGGTCGTCGGTCGGTTCGTGGTCTGCGTGGACGGCTGTGCCCGGCTCGGGGCGCGGGGGCGCCGTGGTGGGCCGGCGTCTGCGGGCCAGCACTGCCCCGGCGCCGACGGCGGCGAGGAGCACGGCCCCGAGGGCCACGGCCCACCACGGGACCGCTCCCCCCTGGCCGGCCTGGTCGGTCTCGTCGGCGCCGCCGGCCTGCTGCGCGCTGTCCGAGGTGGCGCCGCTGTCCTCCGGACCGGCCGCCGCGTCGGCGGTGGCGTCCTCGCCCGAGGTGTCCTGGTCGTAGCTGCTGGCGGGGAACGCCTCGATGGCCTCGGCCGGTTTCATGAGCAGGGGGTTCTCGTCGGGGTAGCCGGCCGGGTCCACCTCGAGCGCGCGACGCAGGCTGAGGGTGCCGTAGCCCTGCACCTTGTCGTAGGCGAGGCCACCGTCGGCGCCCTTGCGGCCGGTGTGGTGCAGGACGCTCTGGATCAGCTGGTTGTTGGTGGCCTCGGGCCAGCGTTCCTTCAGCACGGCGAACGCGCCGGCCGTGATCGC harbors:
- the eccD gene encoding type VII secretion integral membrane protein EccD — its product is MTQVAVPEGGVAGGGLLRLTVVVGERRHDLALPGQLPVAELVPELARTLNLLDAETVYAGYDLVAADGRRLDGDLGLFAQGVDPGSVLTLTAGVDQPAPRVYDDVVEAMADAVEADMRPWDPATGRRTALGAAALVLGLGALALGLQRPDVVAGAAAGVSGLVLVVAAVVLARVRAEHETAVMLAWAGVVFAAVGGVTAAPAGPVLGLPAAVGAGAALAVSLVAVFGLTERRAALVPAAAVSAGLGVANGIVAATTLDAQAVHTVLLVVVVLAGSAVPWVALSSTSTRVPQAQDHAQLTAEAFPVDAGAVRRDARIGHEVLLAVTATVGLLLVLTAPMAVSLGVTGTFVAVCACVVLLLRTRQYRVGPEVVTGLGCAVAGFASLCVGIVLFQRSWLPVLAVVLAVTAVVLLVTTLVPRPPSVRWGRLGDVAELTALVAMIPLVVIAVGVVAAVTS
- a CDS encoding WXG100 family type VII secretion target is translated as MGPNEAALMKALEAEPGAMRRQARAWDKGAEDLRLVAERLRTKQTQLQAAWPSGDDGAAATTAFGTLAENVEVQADRMALAADSYRTAARTVTEARSNYQALPTPPAGSSALGDGATPRQVEAADEASAAGKAERERKAGEYLRVMNAGFTEATREMRTAAPFDQKVVDVPEETHDDTYTGGGGSSYSAPGSGGTGPYSTSTNGTFAGTAVGTAMLGGRPVLGGTIRPGNVQGVGNDGATADGVVGGTVPGAEGGAGGGGAGGGSVVGGSAGLGGGTGGAMGAGGAAALLGGGKGLLGKVGGAGAGAGRAAGAAGASARAGTSGASAKGGAIGGKSAGASKGVLGGRSAGTTGGAGQTGGGRGGTAGGQQAGARGGAAGGRGGMAGGQQAGARGGAAGGRGGGAGARAGSAAGRSAGAAGRPAGGGMQAGGRSTAAGSNAKAAGGSGAGRSGGAAGAKAAPGSSATGGRNGGPGARSGPGGTGPGSTAQGGRGTQRGADEKADKRTAMVMAEDWLDDDDVAPDVIQ
- a CDS encoding LPXTG cell wall anchor domain-containing protein, with amino-acid sequence MTDRSTTRVQAPARRPRRTRRARQSLAVTMMVVGLVAGAFAAPSMAEDTAPETQASNVQDIVPVAEGLDLPPGQDEGSGPPIDTPGEGTPGGGGGTPGGELPDDDCPGIGIDLDTAVGCQDLGPCELFPDQDGCPPVDDCDGVDYNDDAPGCGEPGTDPGTDPGTDPGTDPGTDPGTDPGTDPGTDPGPGTGPGTGPGTGPGTSPGTGPVSGSVGGNNSGLGTVSAQPEGSVPGSEAAAAVTSCSDSVICQSAPAATSTGSSTGSATEGLPATGAAENSRQLLFVGVGLLLAGGLLVKPGRRGRHRLVGA